Below is a genomic region from Methanosphaera sp. ISO3-F5.
TTTATATCTTATAAAAATAATGATTGTCTTTGCAAAATCAAACTAACAATTATTACAAAATAATTATGATATAATCATAATTTTTTTTGTAAAATGTTTAAATGGGTTTAATTTTACTTGGAGCGTACTGGACCCACTTATACAGTCGTTCAAAATTGAATTTCTGCTTACATTTACGTATAATATTGGCAGCAGCATTTACATCGGCATTGATAAGTTTTCCTTCACTTGTTTTGTATAGTCCTCTTTTTATTCTTGTTCCTTTGAATTCATAAGATTTGTTATTGTTTGGCCGGTATGTTGGTAGTATGTCGTTGTCTAGGAAGCTGCTTTTGCTGGTGTAGGATTCTTCTTGGATTATTAGTGTTATGTCGTGTATTTTGCATTTGTTTTCTAGTTTTTCTTTGAATTTTTTGAATGCCATATGTGCGAATATTTGATTTTGAGGTGGTCTCATATTGCTTTGGTTTTGAAAATCCTTGTTATATCCGAGAACTATTGTACCAATATCCTGTTTTTCACATATACTTAGTATAAACCGGGTGACGTGATTTAAATAGTTGTTTTGTATTTGTTTAAACTTGGTGTTTATCTTTGTTATTCTTTTGGATTTTTTTAGACCTTGTTTATTTAATATTGATTGGTAATGTGCTATTTTTTTGTTTTTGAAGGCTATTTGATTTTTTAGAAATCTCCCGTCCACAATAAATGGAGTCCCTTCCGTTGTAACCAGTGTTGCAAAATTATTAACACCCAGATCAATACCCATAACATTATCTTTATCCAAACCGAGTGGTTCTTTTTCTATTTGATAAGTAAAGTTTGCCTTAAACATTTTACCATCGTCTATTGGTATTATTTCCACCTGAATAATCTTTTTATCACGTATATCCTCTGGAATTTTAATCCTAGGCCTATACTTCACATCATCTAATTCTTTCTTATATTTCCTACTAAGAGGTAATTCAATAAAACCCTCCGCAAGTTTCTTTTTAGAAGAGGTTATAGACTCTTTCGGTATAATAATATTATGTAAACGATTGTCATGCTTTTTAGGACTATTAACCTCCCGATCAAATTCATTATCAATTTTTTTATTCAATAATACAACATACCCATTAAAAGAACCCACATGCTTTTTAATAGTC
It encodes:
- a CDS encoding transposase encodes the protein MTKSILVRGLSKEQFNVLVDISSKLNDLRNYAVETTHLIKKSDEKHYKKINYKTIINKVKSKYGDVYSFIQAHLANATIKKHVGSFNGYVVLLNKKIDNEFDREVNSPKKHDNRLHNIIIPKESITSSKKKLAEGFIELPLSRKYKKELDDVKYRPRIKIPEDIRDKKIIQVEIIPIDDGKMFKANFTYQIEKEPLGLDKDNVMGIDLGVNNFATLVTTEGTPFIVDGRFLKNQIAFKNKKIAHYQSILNKQGLKKSKRITKINTKFKQIQNNYLNHVTRFILSICEKQDIGTIVLGYNKDFQNQSNMRPPQNQIFAHMAFKKFKEKLENKCKIHDITLIIQEESYTSKSSFLDNDILPTYRPNNNKSYEFKGTRIKRGLYKTSEGKLINADVNAAANIIRKCKQKFNFERLYKWVQYAPSKIKPI